In Ruania alkalisoli, the DNA window TCAGCGAGACCACACCACATGCGAAGGGCCGGCCAACCATGGCGGTCGACCGGCCCTTCGGGGACTAGCTCAGGCGATCACTCGCCGACGGAGCCAACCACGTCCGCGTTCTCGTCCAGCCACGCGGTCACGCCGGCGGCCGGGTCGTCCGGGTTGTCGTTGACGACGGAGCTCTCGAGGGCGCCGTACTGGGTGTCATCGAGGGAGATGCCACCGATGAACTCGGCAACCTCGGGGAACTCGTCGGAGAAGCCGTCAGTCGCGAGGAAGTGCAGGCCCTCGGACTCACCGAGCGCACCCTCCGGGTCCTCCAGATCACGCACGTTGTACGTGGCGTTGGCCCAGAACGGACGCCACAGCGTCACGACGATTTCTTCCTCAGCACTGATCGCGCTCTCCAGCTCGGCGAGCATCGCGGTGGTGGAGGAGGTGGCGAGCTCGAAGCCCGCCTCGTCCAGGCCGTAGGTGGGGATGACACTGTCCTGGCTGGCGGCGGTCAGACCAGCACCGGGCTCGATGCCGATGATGCGGTTGCCGAGCTCGTCGGCGTAGTCGGGCAGCTCGGCGATCGAGGTGATCTCGCTGTACTCCGGCACCGCCCAGGTGAGCTTGGCGTTGTCGTAGTAGGTGCCGAGGTCCTCGATGCTCTCGCCGTACTCCTCCATGTACTGCGCGTGCGTGACCTCGGGCCACGCGGAGGGGTAGATGTCGACATCGCCGCCGGCGAGGGCGGTGTAGAGGATGCCGGCCTCGGTGAGCTCTTCGTGCTCGACCGTGTAACCGGCCTCTTCGAGCTTGTTCTCGAGCAGGTAGGCGGTGCTCAGACCGTCGGTCCAGGAGGGGATGTAGCCGAGGGTGATCGTGCCCATGTCACCGGCCTCGTCGCCCCCTGTCTCCTCTCCAGCGGTGTCGTCACCGGTGGTCTCTTCGGCCTCACCTGAGCCGTCGCCGCAAGCGGCGAGGGTCAGACCGATGGCGGCAGCCATCACGACGGCCGAGGCGCGGCCGCGGCGGGTATGTGCGATTCGCATGTGTTCTCCTTGTATCGACGACTGTGGGTTTCGTAGTAGCAGGTAGTAGCGGGCTCAGAGCCCGACACCGGCACCGGGAGCCGGTCGACGCGACTTCGCCGCCGCGAGTTCCGCCTTGGCGGACTGGCGACGCCGCCATGCCGCACCGATCGAACCGGGAGTTGGCTGGCCGATGGCGCCAGTAAGACGGTCGAGGAAGATGGCCAGGATCACGATGCCGAGGCCTGCCTCGAATCCGACCGCGACATCGACAGTAGCCAAGGCACCCGTCACGATCTTCCCGAGGCCGGGCGCGCCGACAAATCCGGCCATGACGGCCATCGACAGGCCGAGCATGATCACCTGGTTAATGCCGGCCATGATGGTCGGCAAGCCCAGGGGAAGCTGGATGCCTCGCAGGATCTGACCCGAGGTACCGCCGAAGGCCTCACCGGCTTCGACCGTCTCGGAGTCGACCTGGCGGATACCGAGTTCGGTGAGCCGCACGCCGGGCGGCAGCGAGAAGATGATGGTCGCGACCACACCGGGTGCGAAGCCGATGCTGAAGAAGATGACGACGGGCACCAGGTAGACCAGGGCAGGCATCGTCTGCATGAAGTCCAGGACCGGTCGGACGATCGCACTGACGGTCCCGTTCTTCGCGGCCAGAATCCCCACCGGGATGGAGATGATGACCGCGACCAACGTCGCCACGAGCACCATCGACAACGTCTGCATCGCCGGTTCCCAGACCTCCATGCTGATGATCAGGGTCATGCCCAGCAGCACGAAGACGGCGAACTTCCACGACCGGACCCACGCGCCGAGCACGGCGAAGAGCGCCGCAAGCACGAGCGCGGGCAGCAGCATCAGCAGGTCGGTGAGCTCACCAGCGAGGAAGTTGAACGAGTCGCTGATGGCATCCAGGACCACCGGCAGGTTGAGCTTGATCCAATCGACCGCGGCTTCGGCACCTGCACCCAGCGGAATGTGGGGGATGAAGCTCATCGGGCACC includes these proteins:
- a CDS encoding ABC transporter permease, whose product is MSFIPHIPLGAGAEAAVDWIKLNLPVVLDAISDSFNFLAGELTDLLMLLPALVLAALFAVLGAWVRSWKFAVFVLLGMTLIISMEVWEPAMQTLSMVLVATLVAVIISIPVGILAAKNGTVSAIVRPVLDFMQTMPALVYLVPVVIFFSIGFAPGVVATIIFSLPPGVRLTELGIRQVDSETVEAGEAFGGTSGQILRGIQLPLGLPTIMAGINQVIMLGLSMAVMAGFVGAPGLGKIVTGALATVDVAVGFEAGLGIVILAIFLDRLTGAIGQPTPGSIGAAWRRRQSAKAELAAAKSRRPAPGAGVGL
- a CDS encoding glycine betaine ABC transporter substrate-binding protein; its protein translation is MRIAHTRRGRASAVVMAAAIGLTLAACGDGSGEAEETTGDDTAGEETGGDEAGDMGTITLGYIPSWTDGLSTAYLLENKLEEAGYTVEHEELTEAGILYTALAGGDVDIYPSAWPEVTHAQYMEEYGESIEDLGTYYDNAKLTWAVPEYSEITSIAELPDYADELGNRIIGIEPGAGLTAASQDSVIPTYGLDEAGFELATSSTTAMLAELESAISAEEEIVVTLWRPFWANATYNVRDLEDPEGALGESEGLHFLATDGFSDEFPEVAEFIGGISLDDTQYGALESSVVNDNPDDPAAGVTAWLDENADVVGSVGE